TTCCGCTTCAATCTCCTTTTTTCTCTTTTCCAATTGGGATTTTTCTTCAGATAATTTGAGATATTTTTCAAGACTGCGTGATTCCAAGCTAGATATGCTGATTTCAGGAATTGATTTGTCTGCGTAACCATTATATTTCCGGATACTAGCCAAAATGAGATCTGGCTTTCCGGAATACGGTGGTTCTATTTTCTTCTCCACATATTCCTCCCAGAAGTATTTCTCCTGGTCAATGAGTTCTTCTTCCTCCATTCTATCTCGTTCCAGACACCGGTAAACAAATTCATTTTCATTGTTTCCATAAAGGCAAGCAATATATGCCTTATTCATATTCATGACTGCAAGATAATGACGAACCTGCAAAACATAGTTTTCAGGAATCCCATCATCTGCCCATTTGTCTTTTGCATTGTAATTACAGGTTTTACATTCCAAAATCCCAATGCTGCCATCTGGAAAACGGATAAAGTAATCCACATCCGCTAACATAAACGGATATAGCGGATGCCGGAACATTTTTCGTACAGGGAAAACTTCAAGTCCAGTCTTCTTGGCAAAAATCATGGCAACCAAATCTTCCAGGCGGTGTCCCACTTCTTTCGCTACCCAGTTTTCTTCCTCTTCTTCGATTACTGGCGTAACACCAATTTTATCGAAATACAAATCCCTGATTGTCGCAAATGGGGATAAGCCCATGATTGCCGCTGCATCGCTTCCACCAATACCAAGACGCCGGTAATCCAACCAATCTTCTCGGCTCAAATCTGCTGTATCAACAAGAACTTCCGGCTGATAATTTAATGCTGTATTCATCTCATTTCCTCCTTATAATTTAATCGTTCCATATACATCAAACCCTTTCCAGTCAAAGGCCAGTGTTTTTGCAATATCTTCTTCCAATTTTAAAATCCGTGGTGCAGAAAATCCTTCACAAGCAGCAAAGAAAGCAGCTTCGTGCATGGCAAAATAAAGATCATGAGCTGTGCATGGTTCTTCCCCATATTGTCCCACAAAAAGATCTACTACTTCATTTCGAATTTTCTGATTGATTTTGAGTTCCTTCATAATCAGATGCAGACAGTTTACAGGGTTTTGGATATCTATATCCATCAAACCAACAATTCCTTTAACTGCTTCCTGATAACGGGAAAAAATTTTGTCCAGATTATTCCGGAAATCCTGTAAGGTCGCCCCTCTATCATGTGACAGTTTGATAGGACTGCCCAGGTTAATGACACGGTTACTGGTTTGTGAGAGCATCATGGGATACAGATTCACACCACTTACTGCTACATCAGAAGTAGTCAGGCGCAGTGCAGGAGCAAGGCTCTTATCCTCAATTCCATGATCCTCCAAAGCCTGGTGATAAGTATCCAAAAGTTCCTGATTTCCTCCTAAAGTCCACATAGCGGACACAATGGAATGGTCAAAACTTCCAGATCCCTCCAGATAAGTACTTCCCTTAAAATGTGCTTTCAGATAATCACTTGTCATATTGAAGATTGTCTGCATATCCAGTACACAGTAATCATGATCATCACCGCCATGTACTGCAGATACTTTTCCATCTGCCACCTTGATTAAGGCATCTCCTTTCGCTACCTGAAGACAGTAGTTTACTACCTTTGCATAAGTAGCTTTCTCCAGTTTCTTTAATCCTGTTCCATTAATGCCGGCTCTTTTCAGAATTGTATGAATAGCACAGTCACGAACCGGATAAAAATCCTTGTTCACTTTTAATACCAACTGGGTATTCTTTTCTGTATCCTCTACTATTCCTTCCAGTTCTTTTTCACAGGCTTCTTCAATGGTTTCTGCCTCCTTTTCCAATGGAACCAGTTTTAGCATCCTGGTAGGCTTTCGAATCCACTTGGACTGCTTTGCCCTCTCAGCCAGAAATTCCAGCATCTCCGTTGTGCTTGCAAATGTAGTGCAAAACTCATCTGCATAAATCTTTGTTTCTTTCATGTGTGTACCACCTTTCTTAAATTTATTTATCCATAAACAGCCAAAGCTGATTGTGGCAATCCTGCCTTTCATTTGGGCATAAAAAAAGAATGAAAAGAGAAGTATTCCTCCGCTATCCATTCTCATATCCCTGATAATATTACCGAAAAAACAAAAGTGCCGCTATTGCCCCATAAGGACAGATAGTGACACTTTATACAATCATAAACAACTTATGCGGAATAAGCAGCCTTACTGCTCTCCTTGAGTCTTCGGATTTATACAAATCCAAAACTCCCCCTATGGGTACGCATAAAATTAACTATAGCAGTATAGTAGCACATGATATAGTATATGTCAATCTTCATGCACAATATATTGTATGTTCTTAAATACTATGCTTTGCATATATGACTTCAATTAAAATATTGAAATATCACGTATCCCACCTCTCTTTTTTCAAGTTTATAGAAAAATTTTTAATAAAAAGTACATAATCTGTTCAATCTGAAAAAATCTCAGTTAATTACTTAATGAAATTGCTAAGACAAAACTAAGTCTTACGCCTTTGTACCTTGATAACTTCATACCTTATCTGGAAATGTATATAGGTGTTGTAGATAGTGTCGCATAATTGCACACCTGCTGCTTGATGTTTACATAGTAACGCCTTCTACGTGCCTGAAACAAGGCATAGGAAACGGTTTCCTGATAAGATACTTTTATTTTTCAGCAAGAAGTCATTCTGCCTACACAATTACTCAAAATTTGTTATAATAATGAACAGGTATTATGATTACCCTGTTCATAGAAGGGAGGTATATGATTACTGTTACAAAAAAAGATCTGATTGCACTGGGGTATGGTCCATCTTTCTCTTCAGACATTATAAGACAGGCCAAAATTCTTATGATTGAACGTGGACATACTTATTACCAGTCAAGAAAATTAGACAGGGTACCCAAAGAAGCCGTTGAAGAAATTCTGGGGATTAAATTGCCAGACGAACAAAACCAATAGTACTTCTTGTGTGTTTATGCAAAGGAGGAATTTTTATGGCAAAGGATCCAATTAAAAGGGCAAACAATGGAACTTACTATTTCAGAGCAAATCTGGGCTATGATTCTGTAACTGGAAAGCAGATTCAGAAATATCGAAGTGGTTTCTCTACAAAAAAAGAGGCCCGTGCAGAATATTCCAAACTCATCATCGCTGCTGAAGATGAACTGGCAATGGAAAAGAAGCAACCCTCATTTAAACAATTTATTGAAGAAATTTATCTTCCATGGTATAAAACACAAGTCAAAGAGAGTACCTATAGAAACCGTTTAAATACCATCGAAAAACACTTTAAATTTTTTTATCGGAAAAAGGTAAACGAAATAGAACCGATTCATGTACAAACCTGGCAGCTAAAACTGGCAAAAGACTACAGTCCTAATTATGTACGAATTATACAAGGTATGCTTTCTCTGGCATTTGACCGTGCAATCATCCTCGGCCTTGCCAAGAAAAATCCCGCACGTATGGTCGGCAATATTAAATATAAGAAAGTAAAAGTGGATTTTTGGACATTGGAAGAATTCCAGAAAGTAATTTCTCTTTTATACAAAGGAGATTACTACGAACATTATTTGTTTATCTGTTTCTGGCTCCTGTTCACAACAGGATTACGAATTGGAGAGGCTGCTGCATTACAGTGGGATGACATCGATTTTGAAAGCGGATTACTCAGCGTGACAAAAACGTTATATTACAAATCTATGAATGAATACAAATTTGTAGATCCCAAAACATCTGCCAGCATCAGGACCGTTGTGCTTGATGAAGATACCATAAGGGAACTGAAAGATTGGAGGGAAGTGCAGAAGAAAGTTCTGAAAGACTGTAATTTTGTACTGAGCTATAGTGGGATTCCCACCAGCAAGCATACCCTGCCAAGAGCCCTGGAAAAGCTGGCAGGGCTTGCCGGTGTTCACCGCATTAAAATCCATGCATTAAGACATTCACATGTAGCACTTTTAATCAGCATGGGGGTGAATCCATTGATCGTCAAAGACCGTCTGGGACACGAAAAAATCCAGACAACTTTAGGGACCTATGGACATCTATATCCTAACAGCAACTTTGAGGTTGCCAAACTGTTAGGCGGAGTTATTAACTTCACTCCTGCTACCGAAAGCATCGCTGATTATACACATAACCAGTTTACTGCGTCGTATCACAGGAAAATATAAAAATGCAATAATAATGCAATCCAGAGTCATCGATGCCGACAAAGCCCGTAAATAAAGGCTTTTTAGCCTACCGCGTACTACTCAAACTCAATCGTTCCAGGTGGTTTTCCCGTCAGATCATACACTACGCGATTCACATGATTTACTTCATTGACAATTCTGCTTGTCACTTTATGCAGTACTTCCCATGGAATCTCTGCTGACTCTGCTGTCATAAAGTCAATCGTATTGACTGCGCGAAGTGCAACTGCGTAATCATAGGTTCTTTCATCCCCCATAACTCCAACGCTTCTCATGTTTGTCAATGCAGCAAAATACTGTCCGACTGTCTTGTTCATGCCTGCTGCGTCCATCTCTTCACGGTAAATAGCATCTGCATCCTGAACGATTTTTACTTTTTCTTCTGTTACTTCTCCGATAATACGAATTCCAAGTCCCGGTCCCGGGAACGGCTGTCTGAACACCAGACGCTCCGGAAGTCCGAGCTCCAGACCTGCTTTTCTTACTTCATCCTTGAACAAATCACGAAGCGGCTCAATAATTTCTTTGAAATCTACGTAATCCGGGAGTCCTCCTACGTTATGGTGAGACTTAATCACTGCGGATTCACCGCCGAGACCACTTTCTACTACGTCCGGATAAATGGTTCCCTGTACCAGGAAATCAACCGTTCCAATCTTTTTCGCTTCTTCCTCGAATACACGGATGAATTCTTCTCCGATGATTTTTCTCTTCTGCTCCGGCTCTGTCACTCCTGCAAGTTTCTCATAAAATCTCTGCTGTGCGTTCACCCGGATAAAGTTCAGGTCATAGTCACCTTCCGGTCCGAAGATTGCTTCTACCTCATCTCCCTCGTTTTTACGAAGAAGTCCATGGTCTACGAATACACAGGTAAGCTGGTTTCCGATTGCCTTGGAAAGCATAACTGCTGCCACGGAAGAATCCACACCGCCGGAAAGTGCACACAATACTTTTCCGTCGCCTACTTTTGCACGAATCTCTTTGATTGAGTTTTCTACAAACTCATCCATCTTCCAGTCGCCGGCACATCCGCACACATTTCTCACGAAATTGCTGAGCATCTCTTTTCCCTGTACTGTATGAAGTACTTCCGGATGGAACTGGATCGCATACAGCTGTTTTTCTGCATTCTCTGCGGCTGCTACCGGACAGTCTGCCGTATGTGCTGTAATCTCAAATCCCGGTGCGATCTGCGCAATATAATCAAAATGACTCATCCAGCAGATTGTAGATGCTGACACGCCTTCAAATACTTTTGAAGAGGCTTTATCGATCAACACCTCAGTTTTTCCATATTCTCTGACATCTGCACGTTTTACTTCACCACCAAGTACATGCATCATCAGCTGGGCTCCATAACACAGTCCCAATACAGGGATTCCAAGTTCAAACAATTCTTTTGTATAGGTCGGGGAGTCTGCCTCATAGCAACTGTTCGGACCACCTGTCAGAATGATTCCTTTTGGATTCATATCCTTGATCTTCTGAAGGTCTGTTTTGTAAGAATAAATCTCACAATATACATTGCATTCTCGAACGCGTCTTGCAACCAGCTGATTGTACTGCCCGCCAAAATCGAGTACGATTACTAATTCGTTTTTCACAAATGTTTCCTCCTAATGTTTATCCTAGTATTTTTATTATAATGTAGCACTTCTGAATTTACAAGTTTCTTTTCTTGTAGTTTCACCAGTTTTACTTTCAAATACTCTAATTCTAATCTGTCTGATCAAAGGATATAGCTGTCTGCATTGATCACTTTCGCAAAGAGCAGATCCTGAATTCCGATATTCTTACCAGGCAGCTCTTCTCCATCAGCTTCTCCAAGTTGCGCTACATTTTGCGAAATGGCTACAATCACACTTTTCTGTTCTTCATTACACAATACCTGTGCGCAGTTTTGAATCCTGAGGTAATTTAATATCAATTCCGGCGTTACATCTTGTGCAATCTTTACAGTGGCTATATTTCTTACAAGAACTTGATCTGAAGAATTTTCAAGCAATATTTTATCTATGCTAATATTAGGCTTATTTTCAATGATTCTGCCCTCCCATTCAAATTCAAGTCTCTGATAGTCCACATTTAACTTTTTAAATGACGCTTCTTGATTTTTCATCAAAACTACCGTTTCCTTTACCATGAGTTTTGAAATCCACTCATCTAATGTATCTAATTTGACATCTTCCGGTACTTTTAGATTTCCGTACACATAAATGCTGTCTCCCTCTTTCTTCAGTAATTCTTCATTTAAAACTGCATCTCCATAATGAAGTGCCATTCCTGCAGGGATGACTACAAAATTCACTTTTTCATCAAATAGCTCGATACACGATTCCACCATTTCTTCCGGAATGATCAACTGTTCTGTAACAAACCGGACATTTTTTTCGACTAGCTTTTGCATATCTACCGATTTATCCTGAATAATTACTTTGTCTTTTACATAATATTTGTTGTCTTCTTTTGCTCTCAAAGGGAAATATTTATCTACAATGAATGTGTCATTTAATATCATACAGTCATCCGGATAGATCGAAACGGAATTACTTGCGGATAATTTTGTCAGATAACCCGAAATACTTTCCGCACATCGAACAGAACCGTTCACATGAATTTTCTCATATTTCTCTAAAATTTCTTTTGTACCTGAATGTATATTGAGGGCTCCATTTACGATTAACAATGTATGTTCCTGAACAACCATAGAATCTGTTATTTCATACGATCCATTGATTACTTTTAACTCTGTCTCAACATCATCTGCAATTTCTATTGTATAATCTTGATTTATCGTGACAGGAAGACGATTTAAAATACTTTTACTGGAAGTACTGACGATAACAATATCTGCATTGATTATCATGTTTTTATAGTTGTTGTAATCTTCTTCTTTCATTTTTCTGGCATCACAGATATCACAATTTAATACATAGTTTTTCTTATCAAACATATTTGTTCCCTCCTAAAATTCTTTTTAAATGTTGACGTGCAGAAGAAAGTTTGGATCGGACCGTTCCTGGTGAAAGCAAAAGGATATCTCCAATTTGTTTGGAATTATACCCTTCCAAGTAACGTAACGAAAAAATTACTCCTTCCAGATCCGGTAAAGTTTCCAGCAGCTTCTCCCATTCTAATCGAACCAGTTCTTCAGAATCTATTTGTGGCTGCGAAAACTCATCCAAGATGATTTCCTTCTTGCCATGTCTGAGACGATCTACATATAAATTTTTAACAGTTCGATATAACCATGAGCGACTTTGCTGTTCTTTCAGCGTGGATAAGGTATCCTCATGAAGCATTGCGCGCAAGAAAGCTTCATGCACCAGTTCCTCCGCGGTATACAGGTTTCCTGTCATACTATGGCACCAATTGATCAATTCCTCATAATATTTCTTATACAGTTCCTCTATCATACCTTGCGATCCTTTCTTTTGCCTTTCACTTATAAGACGGATAACCGGACAAAAGTGTTGAAAAATATTTCTCTATCCTCATTTCTTCTATTTTCTATTTCTTTGTATACTGAAAAGGCCAATGCACTTTCGTACATCGGCCTTTGGAATTCTCTCCCTTAGGTTTGCTTAGTTTGGGGAATTTGGAGTCAGATTTTCATCTAACATCATATTTAGGAGGGCTGCCGCTAGGCAGCGTAACGGGAGATTTCCTTTTTCAGTTCTTCGCAATGATCACCGTAAACCTGCAGTGATATCACGTTGTTCAGCCCGAGATTCATGATTCCTAAAATAGATTTTGCATCTACCACAAATCTTCCTCTCTTCATATCCATATCATATGGATACTTTGCCACTGTATTTACAAAATTTAGAATTTCCTCGGGGTTTTTAAAGCTAACTAACATTTCGCTCATCATAAATACTCCTCTTCTATCTATACTGATGTCTTCCTATGATGCCTTCCATGTTTCACTCTTACGAGGTTATCACATTCTGTCAAAAGAAACAGGGTGAAATATCTTAAAAAGGGAGATTTTTTTAATGAACCGATTTTCTGAAGTCATTTGGAAGCATCCCAACTTCCTCTTTAAATACCTTACTCATATATTTCGGATCTGAATATCCGGCAAGCTCCGCAATCTGATTCAGTTTCAAATGTGTATTTAAAAGCAGCTCCTTTACCTTCTCTATCCTGTATTTGCGGATTGTCTCGGTAAAAGTACTTCCGGTTTCTTTTTTAAACTGTGCGCTTAAATATTCTTCCGATACATAAAGCTTATTCGCAATCTCCTCCAGTGTAATCCCCTGATCATAATATTTGCGGATCAGCTTTTTCGCCTGTTTTACCAGAACACTTGTCTCCTCGCCTTCCTCTTCCGTCTCAAACTCAAACAAACCGAAAAAGGCTTTCAATGCAGCTTCCAGCTGATTCCAGCTCACTGCTACTGTAATTTCCTGCAGGATATTCTGCACTTCCAGATCCAGTTCAACCGAAACTTTTGCCTTATAGATTCCGAATACAGCCAGGCTCAAATGAATGATCGCCTGTTTGATATCTGTCGGTGTATGAAACTCTTCTTGATAGCAGTTCGCCAGTTCCCAGAAACATTTTTTTAATTCCTTTTTGTTCTCCTGTAAAACCGCCTGTTTTGCCTTTTCTTCCAATTCCACAGGATATTTTAACGGTACCGGATGCTGCTGCTCAATCAACTCGTTGCTGATCAGTGTTCCTTTCGGAAACATCAGATTCCATTCTCTCTGTACACGGATTTCCTGCAATGCAGACGGCATATCCAACAGCCGTTCTACCGTTTTCCAGAAGCAGACCACCGGAGTTTCCAGCTGACTGCAAACCATTGGGACAACGGACTTTTCAAATCGCTCTTTCTGGGACGCTCCGTCTTTCACCTGATAAATCACCATCGTCAACAGCTGCCAGCTGTCGGATTCCAAAATGCAGGACTTATAATGTATAGCGTGATCCCCCACCGTTTCCAAAATCTGCCTGGTCAACGACTTCTGTTTTCTGTAACTGTCCCCTAGCCACACACCAAAAAGTTCTGCCGGTTCTTCCAGAGAAACACCGTATTTTTGCTGCATTGTTTTATTTAATTGTGAATTCTGGCGCACCTGACCATGCATACAGGCCAACATAATATTTTCCACGGAAAAAATCTGCTCTGTCCCCTGATCCTCTGAGATTTCTCTCTCTGCCTGTTTTAAGGCACTTTTCAATTCCGGAATCTTAATCGGCTTCAGCAGATAGCTGTCTGCTTTGAGTTCAATCGCCTTTTGGGCATACTGAAATTCCGAATATGCCGAAAGGATAATGGCTTTACATTTTATATTTTCCTCCCGCAATTTCTTCATCATGGCAATCCCATCCATTTTGGGCATCCGAATATCCATAATGACCAGATCCGGATTCAGTTCACGAATCAGCTGATAGCCGGCTTCCCCATCCGCCGCTTTTCCTACCAGCTCATATTCCGGATTGATCTTGCTTAGAAGCTTTGCCATTCCTTCACGAATCGGCGCTTCATCCTCAACCACTACAATACGCATGTAGTTTCCTCCTCTATCGGTATAAATAAGTGTACTTTTGTATAGTTTCCAACTTCACTTTCAAAATATAATGCTGCCTGTCCCCCATAATACAATTTCAGGCGCTTTCTTACATTTGCAATTCCAAGATGTCCTTCCATCTCGCACTCGTCCTGATTAAGTTTGGCTACCATGTCCGGATCCATTCCCTGTCCATTGTCCTGGATCAGAATATGCAGCTGTTCTCCGCTTTTCTTCATGCGGATATTCAAAGCACACTCTTCCTGATCTGCAAACGCATATTTGATCGTATTCTCCACAAACGGCTGTAAAAGCAATTTGTGGATTCTGCATTCCTTCACATCTTCCGGCATATAAATCTTTACATCCAGACGCTTTCCGAATTTTGCACTCTGCAGCATAATATATTGCTTCAGCCAGGCAATTTCTTCGCTGATACTCGCTGTTCCTCCTGCATTTTTCACTGTATAACGCAGAATGTCCGCAAGTGCACCAACCATTCCACTAATCTCATACTGCTCATTTTCAATCGCCTTCCAGTTGATCGTATCCAGCGTATTATAGAGAAAATGAGGATCGATCTGTGCCTCCAGGGCTGACAATTCTGCATTTTTCTGATCCAGAACCGCCTGTTTTACTTTTGCAATCAACATCTCCAGATGTGCAACCATCTCATTAAATCCTGAACTGATCTGTTGTATCTCCATAGGCAGATGCGGGTTCACTCTCACCTGATGATCAAACTCACCCTGTTCTACACAACTCATTACGCCGGTAATTGATTCTACCGCCTGAATGTATGGTCTGCTGAAAAAATGAAGCAATATGAACATGATCACGATCGTCATGCTGATAATGATAAACAGATAAATCCATTGACTGACGGACATTTTCCAGTAATACGCAAGTGGCTGCTCATTGCAGATTGCAAATCCGCTGATTTCATGATCTGCTGTCGTATACTGGTAATTTTCGGAATCCTGTATCTCACTGAGCTTCTTCCCGATCTTCTTTGGATCAGGCGCACTCACAATCACATCGTCGCTCAGCAGATATTCTCTGGAACCAATATCCGATGCAATTGCTCTGCGAATTCTCTCCTCATTGACACTTAATACGACCGTTCCCTGAAAATTCTCGATAATACGATAGTCTGTAATATTTCTTGCAATATAAAACATATAATGATTCTTGTCAGCAATCTTCACTGGCTTTCCATCTCCGAAATAAACAGCCCCCCGTTCTATTTTCGGAATCTCAACCTTATCTGCCCACGTCTCACTTCCAGAAAATGACGAAAGACTCTCATAATATATGATCTCTCCCGTCTTTAACTGTATCGTGATCCCTTCCACTCCGGTAAACTGATTGCAAATATGACTCAGTTTTTTCCTGAGACTGGTGCTGTTACTCTCACGATCCCCCCGGCTCTCGTTCAATGCTCTTACAATTTCCAGAACATCTTCATCCGTGCTGAAATCATATAAGATTGTCTCGTACTTATCCAGAACCATCTCCAGATTTTTCTCTGCCGTATCCAGATTACTCTTTATTCGGTCTGATAGATTTTCTTTTAATCGCTGCTGTATATTGATCTGCGAGATAATTGCAAAGATCAAAACCGGAATCAATGCTGTCAAAAGAAAATTTGTCATTAATCTGCGTTTCAGGGTGCCTCGTATTTGCCCGTTTTTTCCTTGTCTCAATTAGCTTCTCCTGTATCTTACTTTTTATTCTCAGCATACCTGCTGACTTTCTTCCTTATTATAGCACACATTCCTATGTCAGCTCTTGTTCTTCTCATGCTGGTGTAAATATTTTTCCTTTGTAGCCAGTCCACCGCGTATGTGACGCTCTGATTTGTTCATATCCAACACTTTTCGCGCCTTTGCCGCCAGTATCGGCCGAACCTGAAGTAATCTTTCTGTCACATCCTTGTGCACCGTACTCTTACTAATCCCAAACTGCTTCGCTGTCTGCCTCACTGTCGCATTATTTTCTATTATATAAGTTGCGATCTCAACGGCCCTCTCCTCGATATAATCTTTCATGGAAACCCCTGTATAATTTGTTTATACAATCTATGCAGGGCTAAGAGACAGTATGCGGAATGTACACTCCGATTCGTCTATATTTCTTTTGATATCTACAACAACTAATCTGAACCTGTTTCATTTTTCTGTATCTATTCGATTGTAAATAATTCAGGCAAGTTCCACCACATGATTTATACTATCAATTACAATATACTTCCATGATATAATCTCATAACATGCCTCCGTTTTTTTCGGCACAATATCCCTAAGTCTTCTATTATTGTTCCAAAATCTAAGGTATGCTCAACTTCATAATTTTCTTTTTCTTTTCATTCATCCAAAACCTCCTATTATTTAGCAATGGCAAGATAATCTTTTTCCTGCTTCGCCATTCTATTATCCTCCCTTTACTCGTATCTTTAAAACAAACCAAACAACGATGACTCATCAAAAAGTACATCATTTGATAAGCATAGCCCATATGTATCTACAAACATTCTTATAAATTCACCTGATAGTTCTTTATTTTCTTCATAATCCTTTTGTAGCAACTGCTGAAAATACGCTCACTTCTACAGCTTCATCATATACCTCGCATATTTCTAAATACGTATTCGAATAATGTCTTCTTTCTTCCGAAAAAGTATTTGTTACATTTCTGCAATTTCCCATACTATTATATCTCCTTCCTATCCTTCATTTTAACTGCTTTTCATCTGTAACTCAAGAAAATGAGTGACAAAAAGACCGGAATTCCCCTGCAGTCATTACTTTTTCCCCATTCTCCACACTTCAAAACCTCAAAATTTTATTGTAATATTTTACCAATTTTTATAGTATTACACGCCAAAAAACCATGATATTATAAAAACAATTCTTCCAGTTTTTCAAACACGCGCGATCTGAAGGATAACAAGAAGAGTAAATTTTTTATGTAGGAGGGCACTATGAAAAATCGTTTACGATCCATGTTTATAGCCGCCGTACTGGTTGGCACAGTTGTCGCAGGAAGCTTCATAGCTCCATTTTCTGTTCAGGCAGCGAAAAAGGACACCACATCTTTTGAAGATTTAAACCAGTCTCAAATAGTAGAAGCAATGGGACCTGGCTGGAATTTAGGAAATCAGCTGGAAAGTGTCACTGACAACGTTCCGGAGGAAACAAACTGGGGAAATCCTGTAATCACAGAAAAACTCATTCAAAGTGTAAAGGCTGCAGGCTTTAAATCGATCCGTATCCCTGTATCCTATTTTGCCAAAATCGACGATGACAAAGATTATACGATTGACAGCAAATGGCTGGATCGTGTACAGGAAGTTGTAGACTACTGCATTAAAAATGACTTATATGCAGTGATCAACATTCACGGAGATGGCTATAATACCATCGATGGCAGCTGGCTTTTGTGCAATGGAAAAAATCAAACAGAGATTAAGAAAAAATATAAAAAGGTATGGAAGCAAATTGCAGAAAGATTTAAAAATTACGATGAGCACTTACTGTTCGAGTCCATGAATGAAGAATTTGACGGCAGTTATTCTGAACCGAATAAAGAGTACTATCAAAATATTAATGACTACAACCAGATATTCGTTGATACTGTTCGGAAAACAGGAGATAACAATACAAAGCGTTGGCTGATTATTCCCGGCTGGAACAC
This window of the Mediterraneibacter gnavus ATCC 29149 genome carries:
- a CDS encoding YqaJ viral recombinase family protein → MNTALNYQPEVLVDTADLSREDWLDYRRLGIGGSDAAAIMGLSPFATIRDLYFDKIGVTPVIEEEEENWVAKEVGHRLEDLVAMIFAKKTGLEVFPVRKMFRHPLYPFMLADVDYFIRFPDGSIGILECKTCNYNAKDKWADDGIPENYVLQVRHYLAVMNMNKAYIACLYGNNENEFVYRCLERDRMEEEELIDQEKYFWEEYVEKKIEPPYSGKPDLILASIRKYNGYADKSIPEISISSLESRSLEKYLKLSEEKSQLEKRKKEIEAEQRALSVPFVELLGQGCKAVIEDGSFRYRITYNPTIRTQIGKENMEKLKNQHPDIYEEYTSTTESRIFRIKKEVA
- a CDS encoding DUF3173 domain-containing protein codes for the protein MITVTKKDLIALGYGPSFSSDIIRQAKILMIERGHTYYQSRKLDRVPKEAVEEILGIKLPDEQNQ
- a CDS encoding site-specific integrase, with amino-acid sequence MAKDPIKRANNGTYYFRANLGYDSVTGKQIQKYRSGFSTKKEARAEYSKLIIAAEDELAMEKKQPSFKQFIEEIYLPWYKTQVKESTYRNRLNTIEKHFKFFYRKKVNEIEPIHVQTWQLKLAKDYSPNYVRIIQGMLSLAFDRAIILGLAKKNPARMVGNIKYKKVKVDFWTLEEFQKVISLLYKGDYYEHYLFICFWLLFTTGLRIGEAAALQWDDIDFESGLLSVTKTLYYKSMNEYKFVDPKTSASIRTVVLDEDTIRELKDWREVQKKVLKDCNFVLSYSGIPTSKHTLPRALEKLAGLAGVHRIKIHALRHSHVALLISMGVNPLIVKDRLGHEKIQTTLGTYGHLYPNSNFEVAKLLGGVINFTPATESIADYTHNQFTASYHRKI
- the guaA gene encoding glutamine-hydrolyzing GMP synthase; amino-acid sequence: MKNELVIVLDFGGQYNQLVARRVRECNVYCEIYSYKTDLQKIKDMNPKGIILTGGPNSCYEADSPTYTKELFELGIPVLGLCYGAQLMMHVLGGEVKRADVREYGKTEVLIDKASSKVFEGVSASTICWMSHFDYIAQIAPGFEITAHTADCPVAAAENAEKQLYAIQFHPEVLHTVQGKEMLSNFVRNVCGCAGDWKMDEFVENSIKEIRAKVGDGKVLCALSGGVDSSVAAVMLSKAIGNQLTCVFVDHGLLRKNEGDEVEAIFGPEGDYDLNFIRVNAQQRFYEKLAGVTEPEQKRKIIGEEFIRVFEEEAKKIGTVDFLVQGTIYPDVVESGLGGESAVIKSHHNVGGLPDYVDFKEIIEPLRDLFKDEVRKAGLELGLPERLVFRQPFPGPGLGIRIIGEVTEEKVKIVQDADAIYREEMDAAGMNKTVGQYFAALTNMRSVGVMGDERTYDYAVALRAVNTIDFMTAESAEIPWEVLHKVTSRIVNEVNHVNRVVYDLTGKPPGTIEFE
- a CDS encoding RNA polymerase sigma factor; amino-acid sequence: MIEELYKKYYEELINWCHSMTGNLYTAEELVHEAFLRAMLHEDTLSTLKEQQSRSWLYRTVKNLYVDRLRHGKKEIILDEFSQPQIDSEELVRLEWEKLLETLPDLEGVIFSLRYLEGYNSKQIGDILLLSPGTVRSKLSSARQHLKRILGGNKYV
- a CDS encoding HPr family phosphocarrier protein; translated protein: MSEMLVSFKNPEEILNFVNTVAKYPYDMDMKRGRFVVDAKSILGIMNLGLNNVISLQVYGDHCEELKKEISRYAA
- a CDS encoding response regulator transcription factor, producing the protein MRIVVVEDEAPIREGMAKLLSKINPEYELVGKAADGEAGYQLIRELNPDLVIMDIRMPKMDGIAMMKKLREENIKCKAIILSAYSEFQYAQKAIELKADSYLLKPIKIPELKSALKQAEREISEDQGTEQIFSVENIMLACMHGQVRQNSQLNKTMQQKYGVSLEEPAELFGVWLGDSYRKQKSLTRQILETVGDHAIHYKSCILESDSWQLLTMVIYQVKDGASQKERFEKSVVPMVCSQLETPVVCFWKTVERLLDMPSALQEIRVQREWNLMFPKGTLISNELIEQQHPVPLKYPVELEEKAKQAVLQENKKELKKCFWELANCYQEEFHTPTDIKQAIIHLSLAVFGIYKAKVSVELDLEVQNILQEITVAVSWNQLEAALKAFFGLFEFETEEEGEETSVLVKQAKKLIRKYYDQGITLEEIANKLYVSEEYLSAQFKKETGSTFTETIRKYRIEKVKELLLNTHLKLNQIAELAGYSDPKYMSKVFKEEVGMLPNDFRKSVH